The proteins below come from a single Edaphobacter acidisoli genomic window:
- a CDS encoding DUF2237 family protein, producing the protein MPTTEPQKAPSRNVLGQPLATCGREPTNPTTGFYRDGCCNTGPQDLGLHTICCIVDEPFLAASKALGNDLSTPRPEFGFEGLKPGDRWCVCAARWLQVQQAGAACPVVLEATHEETLQIVPFEILIQYAVIPDQLH; encoded by the coding sequence ATGCCGACCACCGAACCACAGAAAGCCCCAAGCCGCAACGTCCTCGGCCAGCCGCTCGCCACCTGCGGCCGCGAACCCACGAACCCAACGACCGGCTTCTACCGCGACGGCTGCTGCAACACTGGCCCTCAGGACCTCGGCCTCCACACCATCTGCTGCATCGTGGACGAGCCATTCCTCGCCGCATCCAAAGCACTCGGCAACGACCTCTCCACCCCGCGTCCCGAATTCGGCTTCGAAGGTCTCAAACCCGGCGACCGCTGGTGCGTCTGTGCCGCCCGCTGGCTCCAGGTTCAACAAGCCGGAGCCGCCTGCCCCGTCGTCCTCGAAGCCACACACGAAGAGACCCTCCAGATCGTTCCCTTCGAGATCCTCATCCAGTATGCAGTGATTCCTGACCAGCTTCACTAA
- a CDS encoding ABC-F family ATP-binding cassette domain-containing protein — translation MISVSNVTMRYGSKLLFEDVSVTFTQDRRYGLTGPNGAGKSTFMKVLTGEIDAQKGTVVRPKKLGVLKQDQYAFDDFRVVDTVIMGNKALWAALAEREEIYAKPELTDEDGSRLGELEGIVGDEDGYEAEANAAVLLQGLDIPDELHERKMSELQGGQKVRVLLAQALFGNPQALLLDEPTNYLDLDSIHWLENFLNRYNGTVITISHDRHFLNSVCTHIADIDYETIITYTGGYDDMVLQKTQVRARIESQNEQREKKIAQLNDFIARFSAGTRSSQVNSRKKEVERLATTELARSNIQRPYIRFEMLRPSGKHLLEFEGVNKSYTQPDGKVEHVIRNFSASVMRGDKVVLIGRNAQGKTTLLKALLANVGLDESDASAIDSGTVKWGHEAQVGYFAQDHTSSIPKGTTAAEWLHTFDPKATKEDIRGILGQMLFRGEEGMKKTEALSGGEAARLLFCKLMLQKPNVLVLDEPTNHLDLEAINALNQALQKYEGTVLLVTHDQDLIEEAGTRIWHFEGGPTDFRITDHKGPYEEYEQQLALTAK, via the coding sequence ATGATCTCCGTTTCCAATGTCACGATGCGCTATGGCTCGAAGCTCCTCTTCGAGGATGTCTCCGTCACCTTTACCCAGGACCGCCGCTACGGTCTCACCGGCCCCAACGGCGCCGGCAAGTCCACCTTCATGAAGGTGTTGACCGGCGAGATCGACGCCCAGAAGGGCACGGTGGTACGCCCAAAGAAATTGGGCGTACTCAAACAAGACCAGTACGCCTTCGACGACTTCCGCGTGGTCGACACCGTCATCATGGGCAACAAAGCCCTCTGGGCCGCGCTCGCTGAACGCGAAGAGATTTACGCCAAGCCCGAACTGACCGACGAAGACGGCTCACGCCTCGGTGAGCTCGAAGGCATCGTCGGCGACGAGGACGGCTACGAAGCCGAAGCCAACGCCGCCGTGCTCCTCCAGGGCCTCGACATCCCCGACGAACTGCACGAGCGCAAGATGTCCGAGCTGCAGGGCGGCCAGAAGGTCCGCGTGCTGCTGGCGCAGGCGCTCTTCGGCAACCCGCAGGCGCTCCTGCTCGACGAGCCCACCAACTACCTCGACCTCGACTCCATCCACTGGCTCGAAAACTTCCTCAACCGCTACAACGGCACGGTCATCACCATCTCGCACGACCGCCACTTCCTCAACTCCGTCTGCACGCACATCGCCGACATCGACTACGAGACCATCATCACCTACACCGGCGGCTACGACGACATGGTTCTCCAGAAGACCCAGGTCCGCGCCCGCATCGAGAGCCAGAACGAGCAGCGCGAAAAGAAGATCGCCCAGCTCAACGACTTCATCGCCCGCTTCTCCGCCGGCACGCGCAGCTCGCAGGTCAACTCGCGCAAAAAAGAAGTCGAGCGCCTCGCCACCACCGAGCTTGCCCGCTCCAACATCCAGCGCCCCTACATCCGCTTCGAGATGCTCCGCCCCTCCGGCAAGCACCTGCTCGAGTTCGAAGGCGTCAACAAGAGCTACACCCAGCCCGACGGCAAGGTCGAGCACGTCATCCGCAACTTCTCCGCCTCCGTCATGCGTGGCGACAAAGTCGTCCTCATCGGCCGCAACGCGCAGGGCAAGACCACGCTCTTGAAAGCCCTGCTCGCCAACGTCGGCCTCGACGAATCCGACGCTTCAGCCATCGACTCCGGCACGGTCAAATGGGGACATGAGGCCCAGGTCGGCTACTTCGCCCAGGACCACACCTCATCGATCCCGAAGGGCACCACCGCAGCCGAGTGGCTCCACACCTTCGACCCCAAGGCGACGAAGGAAGACATCCGCGGCATCCTCGGCCAGATGCTCTTCCGCGGCGAAGAGGGCATGAAGAAGACCGAAGCGCTCTCCGGAGGCGAAGCCGCACGTCTGCTCTTCTGCAAGCTCATGCTCCAGAAGCCCAACGTCCTCGTCCTCGACGAGCCCACCAACCACCTCGACCTCGAAGCCATCAACGCCCTCAATCAGGCTCTGCAAAAGTACGAGGGCACCGTCCTCCTCGTCACCCATGACCAGGACCTCATCGAGGAAGCAGGCACGCGCATCTGGCACTTCGAGGGCGGCCCCACCGACTTCCGCATCACCGACCACAAAGGTCCCTACGAAGAGTACGAACAGCAACTCGCCCTCACCGCCAAGTAG
- a CDS encoding TonB-dependent receptor: protein MRTLKFSLFILLFSLLPALLVGQADRGGISGRVTDNTGAVLPQTTVTLRNEGTGVVQTAVTNADGVYTFQNLNPGSYDITVNRSGFKKVEHAHTVVDVNQVNQQDISLQIGGNSEVVEVTTGVQQLQTTSGSIGMVVEQRSIQELPLVYSNPFTLEVLAPGILVSGVNPDIHAYDSSTATVSVNGSVLNSLEYRLDGAPDNRIRLSAYTPGTEFINQYKVETASYDATEGHSSGGFVNTSLKSGTNQFHGVAFSSYQNPTLNTNYWHLAPGIPAKAVWLREGGAIGGPIKRDKLFFFTGYEHSRAATPNVQTLTIPSLAERGGNLSELYALDPSHPAGTSNKYQLYDPTTGQTETGGPCGTGKTCVVRQPIPGNIITNINPIAAAALKYYPTPNTTPNSAGGGNFSYAGAEPDYYWATIARVDYTINPKQQLFGHWVQSRRFQKGKNAYFTPVSGTNLTYQNKGAAFGYTYTINPTLVFDAHLTWTRFVNQNTVPSQGILNATTIGMPSYLVDGLGPTADFFPRLDITGYQSLDSDNGVLSHDDVTLGSVQISKLVGKHFLRAGYEYRMYNTNGGINTQSNGRYQHNGSYTTATNSTSAQSIGFGLAQFEYGLPQSSAITINSDLASRSNYMAEWLQDDWKAQPNLTINLGVRFEYEGPNNERNQKANTYFDFNAVNPVAAASQANYAAIAPTNPLLPAASAFTVNGGLRFLGDPSTPFPGHQTYHTQILNVLPRAGFSYEFANNTVVRGGFGIFDDSLSTFYMSGGNSGSTSTFLLNQQGFTQTTTASGSPDSGLTFTSTLANPFPAGIAQPTGSSLGLETFIGQSVTFQPTNPKTPYNMRWSLGLEHQFGAWLADMAYVGNHGVHLPIQKDYDAVPAKYLSTYTAGYDANINSAMSATVNNPFYKVLPNTVSLGSSKTVAVSQLLRPYPEFTDVTAYITSGMSIYHSFQATVVRRFTNGASFTSAFTWSKSLDATQYLNPSDSAPWYGLSANDRTFRIASSGIYQLPFGRGRRFLNQGGIVSAITGGWQVQGVYQVQSGQPLSFTGSSLPIYLGTGSPSNSAWGRSGYKKSISGPGNPGNWFNTADWATTTSKATSGLIPGVYGNQYQIRTMGLRFDGLRADFLNQFDGAIQRDFSLSRVYEPLVLQIRGDFINAFNHPVYSAPSSDWTNSTFGEITAQGNQPRIYQFEAFLRF, encoded by the coding sequence ATGCGTACTTTGAAATTTAGCCTATTTATCCTGCTTTTTTCCCTCCTGCCCGCGCTTCTCGTTGGACAGGCCGACCGTGGCGGCATCAGCGGTCGAGTCACAGATAACACCGGAGCGGTTCTACCTCAGACCACAGTCACGCTTCGCAACGAGGGGACTGGCGTCGTCCAGACAGCCGTCACCAACGCCGACGGTGTCTACACCTTCCAGAACCTGAACCCCGGCAGCTACGACATCACGGTCAACCGCTCCGGCTTCAAGAAGGTTGAGCACGCCCACACGGTTGTCGACGTCAATCAGGTCAACCAGCAGGACATCTCGCTCCAGATCGGCGGCAACTCCGAGGTGGTCGAAGTCACCACCGGCGTCCAGCAGCTCCAGACCACCAGCGGCTCCATCGGCATGGTCGTTGAGCAGCGCTCCATCCAGGAACTCCCTCTCGTCTACAGCAACCCGTTCACGCTCGAAGTCCTCGCACCCGGCATCCTCGTCTCCGGTGTCAACCCGGATATCCACGCCTACGACAGCAGCACGGCAACGGTCTCCGTCAACGGCTCCGTACTGAACTCGCTCGAGTACCGCCTCGACGGTGCGCCCGACAACCGCATCCGCCTCTCCGCTTACACACCCGGAACCGAGTTCATCAACCAGTACAAGGTAGAAACAGCCAGCTACGATGCGACCGAAGGCCATTCCTCCGGCGGCTTCGTCAACACCTCGCTCAAAAGCGGTACCAACCAGTTCCACGGCGTAGCCTTTTCTTCCTATCAGAACCCCACGCTCAACACTAACTACTGGCACCTCGCGCCTGGCATTCCTGCCAAAGCGGTCTGGTTGCGCGAAGGCGGAGCAATCGGCGGGCCCATCAAGCGTGACAAGCTTTTCTTCTTCACCGGCTACGAGCACAGCCGTGCGGCCACACCAAATGTCCAGACGCTGACCATCCCCAGTCTCGCCGAACGTGGCGGCAACCTCTCCGAGCTCTACGCGCTCGATCCCAGCCATCCAGCAGGAACCAGCAACAAGTATCAGCTCTATGACCCAACCACTGGCCAGACTGAAACGGGTGGCCCTTGCGGCACTGGCAAGACCTGCGTAGTCCGCCAGCCAATCCCTGGAAACATCATCACCAACATCAACCCAATCGCTGCTGCTGCGCTCAAGTACTACCCCACGCCCAACACCACACCGAATTCAGCAGGCGGTGGCAACTTCTCCTACGCAGGAGCCGAGCCTGACTACTACTGGGCGACCATTGCGCGCGTCGACTACACCATCAACCCCAAGCAGCAGCTCTTCGGCCACTGGGTCCAGAGCCGTCGCTTCCAAAAGGGTAAAAATGCATATTTCACGCCCGTCAGCGGAACCAATCTGACCTATCAGAACAAGGGCGCGGCCTTCGGCTACACCTACACCATCAACCCCACGCTCGTGTTCGACGCACACCTCACCTGGACGCGCTTCGTCAACCAGAACACCGTCCCTTCACAGGGCATTCTCAACGCAACGACGATCGGCATGCCTAGCTATCTGGTCGACGGCCTCGGGCCCACTGCGGACTTCTTCCCGCGCCTCGACATCACCGGCTACCAATCGCTCGACTCCGATAACGGTGTCCTCTCGCACGACGACGTGACGCTCGGCTCCGTGCAGATCAGCAAGCTCGTCGGCAAACACTTCCTTCGCGCCGGTTATGAGTACCGCATGTACAACACCAACGGCGGCATCAATACGCAGTCCAACGGCCGCTATCAGCACAACGGCTCCTACACCACGGCGACTAACTCGACCTCCGCACAAAGCATCGGCTTCGGTCTTGCGCAGTTTGAGTACGGCCTGCCCCAATCCTCGGCCATCACCATCAACTCCGATCTCGCTTCGCGCTCCAACTACATGGCAGAGTGGCTGCAGGACGACTGGAAGGCGCAGCCCAACCTCACCATCAACCTCGGTGTGCGTTTCGAGTACGAGGGCCCCAACAACGAGCGCAACCAGAAGGCGAACACCTACTTCGACTTCAACGCCGTCAATCCAGTGGCTGCCGCTTCGCAGGCAAACTATGCTGCCATCGCGCCCACCAACCCGCTGCTTCCCGCAGCTTCGGCCTTCACGGTCAACGGAGGTCTTCGCTTCCTTGGTGATCCTTCCACCCCGTTCCCTGGTCACCAGACCTACCACACACAGATCCTGAACGTCCTTCCGCGCGCGGGCTTCTCTTATGAGTTCGCCAACAACACAGTCGTGCGCGGCGGTTTCGGTATCTTCGACGACTCGCTCTCCACCTTCTACATGTCAGGTGGCAACTCCGGCTCGACTTCAACATTCCTGCTGAACCAGCAGGGCTTCACCCAGACCACCACAGCCAGCGGCTCGCCCGACAGTGGACTCACCTTCACCAGCACGTTAGCGAATCCCTTCCCGGCAGGCATTGCGCAGCCGACAGGCAGCTCGCTTGGTCTTGAAACATTCATCGGCCAGTCTGTCACCTTCCAGCCCACAAACCCGAAGACGCCCTACAACATGCGTTGGAGCCTCGGCCTCGAGCACCAGTTCGGCGCGTGGCTGGCAGACATGGCATACGTCGGCAACCACGGCGTGCACCTGCCCATCCAGAAGGATTACGACGCCGTTCCCGCGAAGTATCTCTCCACCTACACTGCGGGTTACGACGCCAACATCAACTCCGCGATGTCCGCGACAGTGAACAACCCCTTCTACAAGGTGCTTCCGAACACCGTAAGCCTCGGCTCCTCGAAGACGGTCGCCGTCAGCCAGCTTCTGCGACCCTATCCCGAGTTCACCGATGTCACTGCCTACATCACGAGCGGCATGTCCATTTACCACTCGTTCCAGGCAACCGTCGTTCGCCGCTTCACCAACGGGGCCAGCTTCACCTCGGCCTTCACCTGGTCGAAGTCGCTCGACGCAACCCAGTACCTCAACCCCTCTGATTCAGCTCCGTGGTATGGCCTCTCAGCAAATGATCGCACCTTCCGTATCGCCAGCTCGGGCATATATCAGCTCCCGTTCGGGCGCGGACGTCGCTTCCTCAACCAGGGCGGCATCGTCTCCGCAATCACCGGCGGATGGCAGGTGCAGGGTGTCTACCAGGTGCAGAGCGGTCAGCCACTCAGCTTCACCGGCTCAAGTCTGCCCATCTATCTCGGCACAGGCAGCCCATCCAATTCAGCCTGGGGACGCTCCGGCTATAAGAAGAGCATCTCCGGTCCTGGCAACCCGGGCAATTGGTTCAACACCGCTGACTGGGCCACGACGACCAGCAAAGCGACCAGCGGCCTGATCCCCGGTGTCTACGGCAACCAGTATCAAATCCGCACCATGGGTCTCCGTTTCGACGGACTTCGCGCGGACTTCCTCAATCAGTTCGATGGCGCCATACAGCGCGACTTCTCGCTGTCCCGGGTCTACGAGCCTCTCGTGCTCCAGATCCGTGGCGACTTCATCAACGCCTTCAACCACCCTGTCTACAGTGCTCCCAGCAGCGACTGGACCAACAGCACCTTCGGCGAAATTACTGCTCAGGGCAACCAGCCGCGAATCTATCAGTTCGAGGCGTTCCTCCGCTTCTAG
- a CDS encoding VIT1/CCC1 transporter family protein, whose product MSDNIPNLNELSEIVEDDRNFVLRIVQPGLAGLMDGSVSTLAPIFATAFATHSSHTTLLIGIATAVGAGISMAFSEGLSDDGSLTGRGNPVFRGIVTGLMTFIGGFLHTLPFLIANVHHALTLAYVVVGVELIVIALIRHRYFKTSFALSCLQVIVGGGLVFAAGVLIGQS is encoded by the coding sequence GTGTCCGACAACATCCCAAACCTGAACGAACTCTCCGAGATCGTCGAAGACGATCGCAACTTCGTCCTGCGTATCGTACAACCCGGCCTCGCCGGTCTCATGGACGGCTCAGTCTCAACGCTCGCACCCATCTTCGCCACGGCCTTTGCCACCCACAGTTCGCACACCACGCTGCTCATCGGCATCGCCACCGCAGTCGGCGCAGGCATCTCGATGGCATTCTCCGAGGGCCTCTCCGACGACGGCTCGCTCACCGGACGCGGCAACCCCGTCTTCCGTGGCATCGTCACCGGCCTGATGACCTTCATCGGCGGCTTCCTCCACACGCTGCCGTTCCTGATCGCAAATGTCCACCACGCCCTCACCCTGGCCTATGTGGTCGTAGGCGTGGAGTTGATTGTCATTGCTCTCATCCGCCACCGCTATTTCAAGACCAGCTTCGCACTCTCCTGCCTGCAGGTCATCGTCGGCGGAGGCCTCGTCTTCGCCGCTGGCGTGCTGATTGGCCAGTCTTAA
- a CDS encoding DEAD/DEAH box helicase translates to MPSLLVELVLSGDSADPVAGHLCYTVGVLVESGAGTAGKDRWNIAGLARDCERPIPTASFPNERKPRWLLWLERRHRTHLAVEQQRQVHDDSNADLLKSTVLVYLCMEPCRLNLPKGNILTTAILDQPETIQAASTTNSTEARQSMRFNDLNISDSLKSRLTQAGFITPTPVQAQAIPPALEGADVLATASTGTGKTLSFLVPIIERLEATSAPSTRAKRNPIRALILLPTRELAMQVLEVYWKLVPHAKHDAVLVCGGLSENTQLDQLDRGPRLVVATPGRLEDFLRRREISINAVEMCVLDEVDRMLDMGFLPAIRRIAAAIPRQRQTMCYSATLDANIQEIVRDYVRNPVRIEIGQTSKPSDSVELRAYTVMQDQKLGLLDQMLNEEQGTFLVFSRTKHGADRISRKLEKLGHDSDAIHGDRSQSQRTAALKGFANGKHRVLVATDVAARGIDVQDIAHVVNYDLPNASEDFVHRIGRTGRAGAKGIASTFVMPQERSDARKLERELKIKFDWREADKNLEKEERNKPLDLNALNNVTATPDRGLEALLALETRTWRKDSPAAPDNNSGSSAKGKSRRRRRGNAGGQNPSSPGSHGHAGNRSSSRGSHPRGRSGPARRGH, encoded by the coding sequence ATGCCTAGTTTACTCGTTGAACTTGTCCTGTCAGGAGACAGCGCGGACCCGGTAGCTGGTCATCTGTGCTATACTGTAGGTGTACTCGTCGAATCGGGTGCGGGCACCGCAGGCAAGGACCGCTGGAACATTGCCGGTCTGGCCAGAGACTGCGAACGGCCTATTCCCACCGCTTCTTTTCCGAACGAACGGAAACCGCGCTGGTTGCTCTGGCTTGAGAGGCGTCATCGGACGCATCTCGCCGTCGAGCAGCAACGCCAAGTCCATGACGACAGCAATGCTGATCTCTTGAAATCCACGGTACTCGTGTACCTCTGCATGGAGCCATGCAGACTGAACCTCCCTAAAGGAAACATTTTGACGACCGCAATACTCGACCAGCCGGAAACCATCCAGGCCGCGTCCACAACCAACTCCACCGAAGCGCGTCAATCCATGCGCTTCAACGATCTCAATATCTCCGATTCTCTGAAGTCCCGCCTCACGCAGGCAGGCTTCATCACCCCGACACCCGTACAGGCGCAGGCCATTCCACCCGCGCTCGAAGGCGCGGACGTTCTCGCCACGGCCTCAACCGGCACCGGCAAAACCCTCAGCTTTCTCGTCCCCATCATCGAGCGGCTCGAAGCCACTTCCGCTCCAAGCACACGCGCGAAGCGCAACCCCATCCGCGCACTCATCCTGTTGCCCACGCGTGAGCTGGCCATGCAGGTGCTCGAGGTCTACTGGAAGCTCGTTCCCCATGCGAAGCACGACGCCGTGCTTGTCTGCGGCGGCCTCTCTGAGAACACCCAGCTCGACCAGCTCGACCGCGGACCGCGTCTCGTCGTCGCCACGCCGGGCCGTCTCGAAGACTTCCTTCGCCGCCGCGAGATCTCCATCAACGCGGTCGAGATGTGCGTCCTCGACGAAGTGGACCGCATGCTCGACATGGGCTTTCTGCCCGCCATCCGCCGCATCGCCGCTGCGATTCCGCGCCAGCGTCAGACCATGTGCTACTCCGCAACGCTCGACGCCAACATCCAGGAGATCGTCCGAGACTACGTCCGCAACCCGGTCCGCATCGAGATCGGCCAGACCTCCAAGCCCTCCGACAGCGTCGAGCTGCGTGCCTACACCGTCATGCAGGACCAGAAGCTCGGCCTGCTCGACCAGATGCTCAACGAGGAGCAGGGAACCTTCCTCGTCTTCTCCCGCACCAAGCACGGCGCCGATCGCATCAGCCGCAAGCTCGAAAAGCTCGGCCACGACTCCGACGCCATCCACGGCGACCGCTCGCAATCGCAGCGCACCGCCGCGCTCAAGGGCTTCGCCAACGGCAAGCACCGTGTCCTGGTCGCCACCGATGTCGCCGCACGCGGCATCGATGTGCAGGACATCGCACACGTCGTCAACTACGACCTGCCCAACGCCAGCGAAGACTTCGTGCACCGCATCGGCCGCACGGGCCGGGCAGGCGCGAAGGGCATAGCCTCGACCTTCGTCATGCCGCAGGAAAGGTCCGACGCCCGCAAGCTCGAGCGCGAACTCAAAATAAAGTTCGACTGGCGCGAGGCCGATAAGAATCTTGAGAAAGAGGAGCGCAACAAGCCCCTCGATCTTAATGCACTCAACAACGTCACAGCGACGCCTGACCGCGGACTCGAAGCCTTGCTGGCACTCGAGACGCGCACCTGGCGCAAAGACTCTCCAGCCGCCCCAGACAACAACTCCGGCAGCAGCGCAAAGGGAAAGTCGCGCCGCCGTCGTCGCGGCAACGCGGGCGGACAAAACCCATCCTCGCCCGGCAGTCACGGACATGCAGGCAATCGCAGCAGCTCACGCGGCAGCCATCCACGCGGACGCTCCGGTCCTGCGCGGCGCGGACACTAA
- a CDS encoding lipopolysaccharide biosynthesis protein has product MIQALRSKLKNDQRLARLFMGGASGAVAKVVAVLVNAIGLPITVRYLGPEQYGFWVTISTTVTMLTVFDLGIANTLVNCISRAYAEQSDDMAKRYYATAFWATFAVAMALGAVGAFGWHFIDWGKLFGLSDPVMARNAEICAAISYVYFLLTLPLGLAAKVMGGYQRVPVANTFTIISSVLGLAAIILVVQLRGSVVALMTAFCAAMLSGTVLLNLWMALRHEPHIRPAPQRVRLSLVREIMSQGMLFFILQLSGLVVFNTDNLIIAHFLGAEHVTPYAVTWKLVSYASVLQSLLIPSLWPALSEAYAGHDLVWIRSAYRRIMRATVLTVTSAALFLGFAGRWIIRVWAGSVAVPDRLLLWSMCFWIILLAITVNQGALLAATEQLKLQAIYSGVAAAVNLVLSIVLVQRLGVIGVLSATIVSYVLFIVFPATWQVRQILQGRYLPSNPIHEGKIQVDVI; this is encoded by the coding sequence ATGATTCAGGCATTGCGCTCCAAATTAAAGAACGACCAGCGGTTGGCCCGTCTGTTCATGGGTGGAGCGTCGGGTGCCGTTGCAAAGGTAGTGGCAGTTCTAGTCAACGCGATCGGTCTGCCGATTACGGTTCGCTACCTGGGCCCCGAGCAGTATGGCTTCTGGGTGACCATCAGCACCACCGTCACCATGCTGACGGTGTTTGATCTCGGTATAGCCAATACGCTGGTCAACTGCATCTCGCGCGCTTATGCGGAGCAGTCCGACGATATGGCCAAGCGCTACTACGCTACGGCGTTCTGGGCCACGTTTGCCGTCGCTATGGCTTTAGGGGCCGTTGGGGCCTTCGGCTGGCATTTCATCGACTGGGGGAAGTTGTTCGGATTGAGCGATCCGGTCATGGCCCGCAATGCGGAGATCTGCGCGGCCATCTCGTATGTGTATTTTCTGCTTACGCTGCCGCTTGGCCTTGCCGCGAAGGTCATGGGCGGCTATCAGCGTGTGCCTGTAGCCAATACCTTCACCATCATCAGCAGCGTGCTGGGCCTGGCTGCGATCATCCTGGTGGTCCAGCTACGAGGCTCGGTCGTTGCACTGATGACGGCCTTCTGCGCAGCGATGCTGAGTGGAACCGTCCTGCTGAATCTGTGGATGGCGCTTCGGCATGAACCACACATCCGTCCCGCACCGCAAAGGGTGCGCCTGTCCCTGGTACGAGAGATCATGAGCCAGGGAATGCTCTTCTTTATTCTTCAATTGTCAGGACTGGTGGTTTTCAACACGGACAATCTCATCATCGCGCACTTCCTGGGAGCCGAACACGTGACGCCCTATGCGGTTACCTGGAAGCTGGTGAGCTATGCCTCTGTATTGCAGTCTCTCCTGATACCGTCTCTCTGGCCGGCGCTCTCGGAAGCGTACGCTGGACATGATCTTGTCTGGATTCGCTCGGCATATCGCCGGATCATGCGTGCTACCGTATTGACCGTCACGTCGGCCGCTCTGTTCCTTGGATTTGCGGGACGGTGGATTATCAGGGTGTGGGCTGGGTCAGTCGCAGTCCCGGATCGGCTCCTTTTATGGAGTATGTGCTTCTGGATAATTCTGCTGGCCATAACTGTCAACCAGGGAGCTTTGCTGGCGGCCACCGAGCAACTCAAATTGCAGGCCATTTACTCGGGTGTCGCAGCGGCTGTGAATCTTGTGCTCTCGATCGTTCTTGTGCAGCGCCTTGGAGTGATCGGGGTCTTATCAGCAACGATCGTCTCTTATGTATTATTTATCGTATTTCCCGCAACATGGCAGGTACGGCAGATTTTGCAAGGCCGATATCTACCGTCAAACCCAATCCACGAGGGGAAGATTCAGGTGGATGTCATTTAA
- a CDS encoding glycosyltransferase family 9 protein has product MVSRLKRILRFGFNFAIAGRLFKLYAPQSPPEKAERPRKLAICDLIPHLGDKVMIFPLLDALRRENPDLEISYFTSGAGRLIGLHPAVDHLYSIARRPKKGLLPRPFFFDVIGWWRRDLRPLRFHTVVVVRGGVEPWFSHHLAWLLGGKARVAYSPELEPERWESQFGISPLLTAEVREMHGIHEVSRASEVLQLAGLLKKPVDIQQPVESMVAIARSEKARDYLASLGLANRPYAVIGPGASLPRRAWPARDFAELARLEFLSRGWRTVIVGGPEIAEAAETISKYLGGDVLNLSGKTDFEQLTAVCGRAQCFIGNDSGTTHVAGACGVPSLLVTAFASGSRPSHHASPLRSHPLGPWVAIVQPEYQLAPCTTECVATELHCLAQVSVEMAQRALQQLIQEAESSGREKLSPHEGTGVSR; this is encoded by the coding sequence GTGGTATCCAGACTGAAAAGAATCCTCCGCTTCGGGTTTAACTTCGCTATAGCAGGGCGCCTGTTCAAGCTGTATGCTCCGCAATCGCCACCGGAGAAGGCCGAACGGCCTCGCAAGCTCGCCATCTGCGATCTGATTCCTCACCTCGGTGACAAGGTGATGATCTTCCCGCTGCTGGACGCGCTGCGCCGGGAAAACCCTGATCTGGAGATCAGCTACTTCACGTCGGGAGCTGGGCGATTGATCGGTTTGCATCCCGCAGTCGATCACCTCTACTCAATTGCGCGCAGGCCAAAGAAGGGTCTCCTGCCGCGCCCTTTTTTCTTTGACGTAATCGGTTGGTGGCGGCGTGATCTGCGACCTCTGCGCTTTCATACGGTTGTCGTAGTTCGGGGCGGTGTCGAGCCTTGGTTTTCTCATCACCTCGCTTGGCTTCTTGGCGGCAAAGCGCGCGTGGCTTACAGCCCCGAGTTGGAACCCGAACGATGGGAGAGCCAGTTCGGTATCTCGCCGCTGCTGACCGCAGAGGTGCGGGAGATGCACGGCATTCACGAAGTCTCTCGAGCAAGCGAAGTATTACAGCTTGCCGGATTGTTGAAGAAGCCGGTCGATATTCAGCAACCCGTAGAGAGCATGGTTGCCATTGCCAGGAGCGAGAAAGCGCGGGATTACCTGGCGAGCCTTGGCCTGGCAAACCGGCCTTATGCTGTGATTGGTCCCGGAGCGTCGTTGCCGCGACGCGCCTGGCCCGCCCGGGATTTTGCTGAACTGGCGAGGCTGGAGTTTTTGTCTCGTGGCTGGCGGACGGTAATCGTTGGCGGACCCGAGATAGCCGAAGCCGCCGAGACTATCAGCAAATATCTTGGCGGAGACGTGCTGAACCTTTCAGGCAAAACGGACTTCGAACAGCTCACCGCTGTTTGCGGAAGAGCGCAGTGCTTTATTGGCAATGACTCCGGAACAACCCATGTAGCCGGAGCGTGCGGCGTGCCGTCGTTGCTGGTGACTGCCTTTGCGAGCGGCAGCAGACCGAGCCATCATGCATCGCCGCTCCGCTCTCACCCGCTTGGACCATGGGTTGCTATTGTGCAGCCAGAGTACCAGCTCGCACCATGCACGACGGAGTGCGTGGCGACAGAACTTCACTGTCTCGCGCAGGTCAGTGTGGAGATGGCGCAGAGGGCTTTGCAACAGCTCATCCAGGAAGCTGAGAGCAGTGGGCGCGAGAAGCTATCTCCGCACGAAGGCACTGGGGTTTCGCGTTGA